One genomic window of Daphnia pulex isolate KAP4 chromosome 10, ASM2113471v1 includes the following:
- the LOC124203578 gene encoding 4-galactosyl-N-acetylglucosaminide 3-alpha-L-fucosyltransferase 9-like yields the protein MLKRAFGYAVVVFSISAFTIYCASYLTVSRPSFHRKFLSKASRLDDANFLAINKSNNIAQMQHDTCKAIRPLSHRRKTLLLWTPVSFTWSIRWSLKNCPAVKGCRLISDRRLLNESDAVIFHFRNGSFDRLPTCRRPDQRYVYLNFESAIRSRSSYPWGKLPRHFFNLTATYRSDSDFVGLAFGGFQFEPKEKFMIQQQAADWTNYYGINITSKTKTAAWFASNCKTSINREGYVRELQKYIPVDVFGKCLKNPKTCPRKKQKECDDMLKREYLFYLSFENSFCPDYVTEKFYRAFETGTVPVVFGGANYSLFAPAHSYINARDFKTPKLLAEYLIQLSRNLNLYSRYFDWKGKFNLRKSSGWACKLCKMLHTDLRVTAAKSYEDIGEWFFDKNTCENYQWENVSS from the exons ATGTTGAAACGAGCATTTGGGTACGCTGTCGTTGTGTTTTCCATCAGTGCGTTTACGATCTATTGTGCTTCTTATCTCACAGTATCTCGACCGAGTTTTCATCGAAAGTTTTTGAGCAAA gcttCTCGACTAGATGATGCCAATTTCCTTGCCattaataaaagtaataaCATCGCACAAATGCAACATGATACTTGTAAAGCGATTCGACCTTTGAGTCACAGACGCAAGACATTACTTTTATGGACGCCCGTCTCCTTCACATGGAGTATCCGGTGGTCTTTGAAAAACTGCCCCGCGGTCAAAGGTTGCCGATTAATTAGCGATCGGCGCCTTTTGAACGAGAGTGACGCAGTCATATTCCACTTCCGAAATGGGTCATTTGATCGCCTGCCGACATGTCGCCGGCCTGATCAACGTTacgtttatttgaatttcgaatCTGCCATTCGTAGTAGAAGTAGTTATCCTTGGGGAAAGTTACCTCgacactttttcaatttgacgGCCACTTATAGATCCGACTCTGATTTCGTTGGATTAGCCTTTGGTGGGTTTCAATTTGAACCCaaggaaaaatttatgatCCAACAACAGGCCGCCGACTGGACAAATTATTATGGGATCAATATAACATCCAAGACGAAAACAGCCGCCTGGTTCGCGAGCAACTGTAAAACGTCAATCAACCGAGAAGGATACGTCCGTGAACTTCAGAAATACATTCCAGTCGATGTCTTTGgcaaatgtttgaaaaatccCAAGACCTGTCccagaaaaaagcaaaaggagTGTGACGACATGTTGAAACGAGAGTACCTTTTCTACCTGAGCtttgaaaattccttttgtcCAGATTACGTCACTGAAAAATTTTACAGGGCCTTTGAAACAGGAACCGTTCCAGTTGTGTTTGGCGGAGCCAACTATTCCTTGTTTGCACCGGCACACTCCTACATTAACGCCAGGGATTTCAAGACACCCAAACTGTTGGCCGAATATTTAATCCAACTCAGTCGGAACTTGAATCTTTATTCCCGCTACTTTGACTGGAAAGGGAAATTCAACTTGCGAAAAAGTTCCGGTTGGGCTTGTAAATTATGCAAAATGCTCCACACAGATCTCAGAGTGACGGCTGCTAAAAGTTACGAGGATATTGGGGAATGGTTTTTCGATAAAAATACCTGTGAAAATTATCAATGGGAAAATGTGAGCAGTTAA
- the LOC124203582 gene encoding uncharacterized protein LOC124203582: protein MNSSSKIDRKCIAEAVLPSQEPLLDFSAGYVIPDEISLPSINLEEIGNLDIPLSILDAERLKAFLERQRDAGASPSPFPSSGKHTFEKCYDKMILATLENLDISSLVIKMLGLPVSKTMDFKAKFDKLMLFEVDGQYTHTFDSAKEFGTFGTAILQLPVNGGHDGGNFHVEYNGRKASYEDQVDSHKLSSLSSFYDNCHYVMKPITRGWKLTLVFNLVWTNSTIVMPTDFLVFLKSLKKLEEALISWVPQRKEDVFSTEVRQLLKGNVKIPLITRIDDKIVPCNNEKTEDTDIEDSENFENDDNSENESDSDTSDFWYDDETDCHCDQKISTRKCEEENVLFFVLEEKYFENSLMFHHLHGNDRILADLLRCCPFIDVHLAKAAYIKTIARKSTGVAPKNQSPIKISRWIDSNGAVKELKIDELNWSEKCVGPIRNLLEPCNTETYSATRLNSAECHYQNSFRCSGEGEIIRERICFHTILVIWPKHQSIGMYCRYGRYGLDMFLNYFESSLISMLGWQAVAQQQLTQDFHQVVEYCCTYPQRIWTQFALKKDEITLRLLRLCIALRTRKEGLEILKILGSEFKTRGKKQILSFVGIQNEQVAQALVQFVCQSNGLGDCIDLIKNLITTHRIFKQFVPITKMIQYFLDAKCVEGAVLVGDGVASSLNNFDQKRVAVLKKPDISLYVDAIVSLEAYPEASSQERLASLVSLFSKLGSSLRCRLVVQLDAQVNSRCIESCQFIFLEICETFLSSETFLPSAADALGLLKCFILLENPKWLESLLSKMSNVPDQCERIVLFTKLLSHQSLWNLAESSELGKKSLVFILDGCSALLFSIMSPSNEVSVSRSRYNYKFYGDTLPSILAKYLQFVLEAERIPALADAHRLSSISLLLSQMKYNQLYHILDVFHKSSSEHWNTSPCYSDMMRDICKSMVSTMKNVKPIREAVSKIVRFFFDFLDKSLSQSLLMEVCGFQAAGCWSHNIKYEFFSDIISSTEVWDKLDSDTKLDILNTCATLIESWITEEGKALDEISWIKKTQEEFFNCIDLFFLIEEHRFNPKQKNVIRSFQRFLKKLPACLHLRSFMLKLHKSILTTRPCIKEFPLCLELFTMVCRHFVDQIFLSDKLSKKECDEIVNCLFFIDDARSWERFADEICSLEVITDDNQPFQRTLLNTNIQEITESPLASAAIIRIADYWVSKWKSVAEPPFTWNMPKVVIPNYSEVQKFLRSSESHFIYHLKSIEQFRRFKSNLDRTDLLMKYVSVSDWNPRDRNCRLEKTTEYHKRVILELFQRLTSEMDDVLKFRQSLSQNLATVKSTRKRQLKLGSSSTSSDEVRIVSSKRSKP, encoded by the exons ATGAATTCTTCATCGAAAATCGATAGAAAGTGCATAGCTGAAGCTGTTTTGCCATCACAGGAGCCATTATTGGATTTTTCAGCTGGATATGTGATACCTGATGAAATTTCTCTACCTTCTATTAACCTCGAAGAAATTGGAAATCTCGACATACCTTTATCTATTCTG GATGCTGAAAGATTGAAGGCGTTTTTAGAAAGACAGCGAGATGCAGGTGCCTCACCAAGTCCGTTCCCTTCCTCAGGGAAACACACTTTTGAAAAGTGTTATGATAAAATGATTTTAGCAACATTAGAGAACTTGGACATAAGTTCTCTAGTCATCAAGATGTTAGGATTACCTGTATCTAAAACAATGGATTTTAAAGCAAAGTTTGATAAGCTGATGCTGTTTGAGGTAGATGGGCAGTACACTCATACCTTTGATTCAGCAAAAGAATTTG GGACATTCGGTACGGCGATTCTCCAGTTGCCCGTAAATGGTGGCCATGATGGTGGAAACTTCCATGTGGAATATAATGGAAGGAAAGCCAGTTATGAAGATCAGGTTGATAGCCATAAGCTTTCCTCTCTGTCTTCGTTTTACGACAACTGCCACTATGTAATGAAGCCGATTACGCGAGGCTGGAAGTTGACACTCGTCTTCAACCTGGTGTGGACCAATTCCACAATTGTGATGCCAACCGACTTCTTAGTCTTTCTGAAATCACTGAAGAAATTAGAAGAAGCACTCATTTCTTGGGTTCCCCAGCGAAAAGAAGATGTATTTTCTACCGAAGTTCGACAATTGCTCAAAGGAAACGTCAAAATCCCACTTATTACTCGGATCGACGATAAAATCGTTCCATGCAATAATGAGAAAACAGAAGACACGGATATTGAAGATTctgaaaactttgaaaatgaCGACAATTCTGAAAACGAATCCGATTCCGACACTTCCGATTTTTGGTATGACGACGAAACAGATTGCCATTGCGATCAAAAAATCTCAACCAGGaaatgtgaagaagaaaatgtattgTTCTTTGTTCTTGAAGAAAAGTATTTTGAGAATAGTCTCATGTTCCATCACCTTCACGGGAACGACCGAATCTTGGCTGATCTTCTCCGATGCTGCCCTTTTATCGACGTGCACCTAGCGAAAGCTGCGTATATCAAAACGATAGCTAGAAAATCAACAGGTGTGGCACCAAAAAACCAATCGCCAATAAAAATATCGCGTTGGATAGATTCGAACGGTGCTGTCAAAGAACTGAAAATCGACGAGCTGAACTGGAGCGAAAAATGTGTTGGCCCCATTCGAAACTTGCTGGAACCCTGTAACACTGAAACTTACAGTGCAACCAGGCTAAATTCAGCTGAATGCCATTATCAGAATTCATTTCGATGTTCAGGAGAAGGCGAAATAATTCGTGAAAGGATTTGCTTTCATACAATACTGGTCATATGGCCCAAACATCAATCCATCGGAATGTACTGTCGTTACGGACGTTATGGACTCGATATGTTTTTGAACTACTTTGAAAGCTCGTTGATATCCATGCTTGGATGGCAAGCGGTCGCACAACAACAGCTCACACAAGATTTTCACCAAGTAGTCGAATATTGCTGCACCTATCCTCAAAGAATCTGGACCCAGtttgcattaaaaaaagatgagataACGCTGAGATTGCTCCGTCTCTGCATCGCCTTGCGAACACGCAAAGAAGGTCTCGAGATATTAAAGATTCTTGGGTCGGAATTCAAGACTAGAgggaagaaacaaatattgtCTTTTGTCGGTATTCAGAATGAGCAAGTAGCTCAAGCACTCGTCCAATTCGTCTGCCAAAgcaatg gttTGGGCGATTGCATTGATCTAATCAAAAACCTAATTACAACTCATCgcattttcaaacaattcgTACCGATTACAAAAATGATCCAGTACTTTCTAGACGCCAAATGCGTTGAAGGAGCTGTGCTGGTTGGAGATGGTGTAGCGTCGTCGTTGAACAACTTCGACCAGAAAAGAGTTGCCGTTCTCAAAAAGCCGGATATATCCTTATACGTGGATGCAATTGTTTCTTTGGAAGCCTACCCAGAAGCCTCCAGTCAAGAAAGACTAGCATCGTtggtctctctcttctccaaGCTTGGTTCATCCTTACGATGCCGTTTGGTAGTGCAATTGGATGCCCAGGTAAACTCGCGCTGCATTGAATCATGTCAGTTTATTTTCCTGGAAATTTGCGagacttttctttcctccgAGACTTTTCTTCCCTCCGCTGCAGACGCTCTTGGACTgctgaaatgttttattctaCTTGAAAATCCAAAATGGCTTGAGTCTTTGCTTTCCAAAATGAGCAATGTTCCAGATCAATGTGAAAGGATTGTCTTGTTTACAAAACTACTTTCACATCAATCTTTATGGAATCTTGCTGAATCATCGGAATTAGGAAAGAAATCACTGGTCTTCATTTTAGATGGATGTTCTGCCTTGTTATTCAGCATTATGTCACCCAGTAATGAGGTATCCGTCTCCCGTTCACGCTACAACTATAAATTTTACGGAGACACGTTACCATCTATCTTGGCTAAGTACCTTCAGTTTGTGTTGGAAGCGGAACGTATCCCCGCACTAGCAGATGCTCATCGATTGTCCTCCATCTCGTTGCTGCTGTCTCAAATGAAATATAACCAACTGTATCACATCCTTGATGTCTTCCACAAATCCAGCAGCGAACACTGGAATACGTCCCCCTGCTATTCCGACATGATGCGTGATATCTGCAAGTCTATGGTGTCTACAATGAAAAACGTGAAGCCAATTAGAGAAGCAGTCTCGAAAATAGTCAggttcttctttgattttcttgataAGTCGTTGTCGCAATCGCTCCTCATGGAAGTGTGTGGATTTCAAGCTGCCGGATGTTGGTCCCACAATATCAAGTACGAATTTTTCAGTGACATCATCTCTTCAACTGAAGTTTGGGATAAATTGGATTCTGATACCAAATTGGATATTTTGAACACCTGTGCTACGCTAATTGAGTCATGGATAACTGAAGAAGGCAAAGCACTGGATGAAATCTCCTGGATTAAGAAAACTCAAGAGGAATTCTTCAATTGCATTgaccttttcttcttgattgaAGAGCATCGGTTCAAtcccaaacaaaagaatgttaTTCGATCCTTTCAAcggtttttgaaaaagttgccAGCATGCCTTCATCTACGGAGTTTTATGCTCAAACTTCACAAGTCGATACTCACGACGAGGCCCTGCATCAAGGAATTCCCACTTTGCCTCGAATTGTTTACCATGGTTTGCCGACATTTTgttgatcaaatttttttgtcagacaaactttcaaaaaaagaatgtgaCGAAATTGTGAattgcttgttttttattgacgACGCTCGTTCCTGGGAAAGATTTGCAGACGAAATTTGTTCCTTAGAAGTTATTACAGACGATAACCAACCGTTTCAGCGGACATTGTTGAACACCAACATCCAAGAAATCACGGAGTCGCCTCTTGCCTCTGCTGCTATTATACGCATCGCGGACTATTGGGTGTCCAAATGGAAATCAGTGGCAGAACCGCCCTTCACCTGGAATATGCCGAAAGTTGTAATACCCAACTACTCCGAAGTGCAAAAGTTTCTTCGTTCCTCGGAGTCCCATTTCATCTACCATTTAAAGAGCATTGAACAATTCCGCAGATTTAAAAGTAATCTTGACCGAACTGACCTCTTGATGAAGTATGTTTCAGTGTCGGATTGGAACCCCAGGGACAGGAATTGTAGACTTGAAAAAACCACCGAATATCATAAAAGAGTTATTCTGGAGTTGTTTCAGAGATTGACATCGGAAATGGATGACGTGCTGAAGTTCCGTCAAAGTCTCAGCCAGAATCTTGCGACGGTCAAGTCTACAAGGAAAAGGCAATTGAAATTGGGTTCCTCGTCGACGTCTTCGGATGAGGTCCGCATTGTCTCTTCTAAGCGCAGTAAGCCTTAG